The sequence below is a genomic window from Cryobacterium arcticum.
GGCCCTGGTCAGCCTGCACACCGCTCCCGCCGGGGGCGCAGACTCTGCAGCTCTTGCCGAGTCGCTCGCCGAACTCACCGACGTCGATTGGAATGGGGCTCAGCTCGTCATCGAACACTGCGACACTGTCATGCCGGACCACCCGTTCGAGAAGGGCTTCCTCCCGGTCGTCGACGAGATTGCCGTGGCCGCCCAGTCGGGCGCGTCCATCGGCATGTGGGTGAACTGGGGGCGCTCGGCCATTGAACTGCGCAGCGCACACTCCGTCACCTCACAGATCGCCGCGGTTGCCGACTCCGGGCTCCTGAAGGGGCTCACGTTCTCGGGGGCGAGTGCCACCGACGGTCCCTATGGTCACGCTTGGAGTGACGCGCATCTTCCCGTCCTCAGCGCCGACCCGGCATCCGGGTCGCTCCTCGACGACGTTCATGTGCGGGCGGCTCTCATGGCTGCGGGCGACGTGGAGTGGCTGGGCGTGAAGGTCAGCCGTCGACCGCACGATCGGACGGCGGCGGACATTGTTCGCACCGTCGAGAGCAACCTCACGGCGATCCGCAACGTTCGAACGGCCCGTGAGGTGAAGGCATGACCGGTCTGCTCGTACATTCCGCTCGACTCATCACCGCCAACGCTCACGGTGACATCCGCGACGAGCCGGCCGGCTGGGTGCGCATCCACGACGGCGTCATCTCGGCCACCGGCGCGACCGGCGACTGGGCCCCCGATGGGGACGAGATTGTCGATGCCCGCCAGATCGGCGGGCCGGGTGCGATCATCACGTCCGGACTCGTGGATATCCACAACCACGGCGGAGCGACCTTCGCGTTTGACGGCACCATCGACGAGATCCTGCAGGCCGTCAGCGCTCATGCCGCCCACGGCGTGACCCGGATTGTGCTTTCTCTTGTGAGCGCCCCTCCCCAAGCCCTTGAGGCTCAGCTGACCCGGATCGCCGCCGCCCGGCGTGAGCACCCCGGCATTCTTGGCGCCCACCTCGAGGGTCCATACATCGACGGTGATCGCTGCGGAGCGCACGACCCAGCCGCCCTCCACCCGCCGGAGGCGCACGAGCTCGCCCGTCTGCTGGCGACGGGGGTGGTCCAGCAGGTGACGCTCGCACCCGAGCTCACCGGCGGTATCGAGGCGGTACGCCAGATTGTCGTCGCCGGGAGCGTTGCGGCCATTGGGCACACCGGCGCTGATGCGGACACCACGCTGTGCGCGATTGATGCCGGAGCCAGCCTGCTGACGCACACTTTCAATGCGATGCCGCCGGTGCTTCATCGGGCGCCGGGGCCGATCGGTACCGCGGCGGCGGACGACCGGATGATCCTTGAGATCATCGCTGACGGCAGTCACGTCGATCCCACGGTCGTCCGGATGCTCTTCGCGGCCGCACCCGGCAGGGTGGCACTCGTCAGCGACGCAATGGCCGCCGCGGCAGCGTCCGACGGCGAATACCTGCTCGGCGCGCAACAGGTCACCGTGAGAGACGGACTTGCCACGCTTCACGGCACCGGCACTCTGGCCGGCTCGACCTTGACCCTGGACCGAGCCCTCCGCAACGTTGTGTCGTGGGGCATTCCGCTCGGTGCGGCAATCGCCTCGGCCACCGCCGTGCCGGCTCGAGCGATACAGCGCGACGACCTCGGCCATCTCGAGGTGGGCTGCCGCGGTGACCTCGTGATCTGGGACAGCGCCCTGGTCCCTCGTGCCGTATGGCGCGACGGTGTCCGTATCGGCGCGGACACAGGTACACACAACGATCCACCAGCGGCCGGATGAAAGGCGCCGAGACCCCTTCAGGGAACAACGCTGTGCCGGTGGCTCGAGGGTGGTCAACGGCTATCTTGTGGGATCACAGTTGAGTCGGAGTGCCTAGGGTTTTGACCGCCGTGGCGACCTCCGACGCGGCCTGAGCGGGCGTGAGCTCCGAGGTGTCGATGACGTGCGCTTCGGCGCCCAACCAGGACTGGAAGGCATCAGCGTAGGGCGAAAGGTAGTTGAGACGAAATGAAGAGGGACCCATCACGGAGTCGGCCTGTATTCGTCGCATGAGGGTTCTTTGATCGGCGTGAAGCACGAAGTGGTGCACTGGAATGTCGTAGGAGTCCAGGCCCTCGCTGATTTCCCGCCAGTAGGGCTCGACCAGCACGGTCATCGGCATCACCAGGGTGCCCCCGGTGTAGTCGAGAATGCGGCGAGCCGTGTCGACGACCAGCGAACGCCACGGAGGCCAGTGCTGAAAATTATCCGTGTGCGGTAACCCAGGGCTGATGTCCATGAGTGTCTCGCCGACCTTCTCGGCATCGAACACCCGAGAATCGGGGATCAGCCGTTGCACCAGAGCGGCGGCGGTTGTCTTCCCCACACCATGGGTGCCATTCAGCCAGACGATCATCCGCCCATGCTAGCGACACCGGTTCCACGTGCTCGCGGCGCGGCAACTCTCTCAAGCAGGAGCGCAACCTCGATCGCAAGCAGGGGTGGCGCAAGACGACTGATCCGCTCAGCCGCCGAGCTGGTCGGCGCCGCGGGAGAAGGCGGATTCGAGCATCACCTCCGGCCAGAGGCCGAAGAGGTCGTGGTCGGCCGGCAGGTCCTGCAGTGAGGTTCCGGCGGTCACGCTCGCGCGGATGGTGTCGGCCACCTTCTGCAACCCCTCCATCTGGCGAACCACGAAATCCCGATCCACCACCGCGCCATGGCCGGGCACGATGACGTCGCCCGGCCGGATCGCGTCGAGCAGTCCCGCCAGAACTGTGGGCCAGGTGAACGGGTAGCTGCCCGAGCCGAACATCGGCGGACCGGATTCCTCGATGACGTCGCCGAGCAGCCACACGCGGCAGTCCGGAACGAGGACCGCGAGGTCGGTGTCGGTGTGGCCAGGGTCCAGCGGAATCAACTCGAGAGTGCGCCCGCCGACCACCAGCGTCGCCCGAGTCGTGACGAGCACGTCGGGCGGGGTCAACACCACATCCGCCCAGTCCTTGTCTGGCTCCCGGGACGGGTCGGCCTGCTGAGCGGCGAGCCGGGGGGCCTCGTACTCAGCGAAGTGCTGCGGGATGCGGTGGTGGCCGTAGACGGGCACCGATGGGAGAGCGGCAAAGGTCTGGTTGCCGAAGGTGTGGTCGTAGTGGGCGTGGGTGTTCACCACCGCGACGATCGGTCGCCCGAACCGGGCATCGACATCCCGGACGATTTCTTCGGCCTCGGCCGGATTGTTGCGGGTATCGACGACCGTGAGACCGGTGGGCCCGACCACCACGATCACGGAGACATCCATCGGTTTGTAGCGCCGCTGGAAGACCCCACGGCCCACCTCGACCCAGCCTGATTCGGTCATGGCTCGAGGCTAGTCGCTTCCCTACGAGGACCAAGTACCGGCACCCCAAGAAAGTACTTGCATTATTAGCAAGTAGTTGCCAGGATGAGAATCTACGAAGGGAGCATGTCATGGGAACCACGCCCACCATCACCGCACTGGAGGCCCGGCGCCTTCTCGATCGGGCCGATCGGGTCAGCCGGTCCGCGCACAACGCCACCCGCTGGCCGTACATCACGTTCATCCTCGCGCTCGGCGTGGCGACCTCGATGGGGACCTTCGCGATGGCCCTGACGACGGACAGTGCGTTCGGCCTCGCCTACTTCGGCACGCTTTTCGTCATGTTCGCGCTCATGATCTTCTTCATGGTGAGCATCCAGGGCCGGTCGGCCTTCGCGCGCAGCCGCCGCTGGACCGGGTACATCGCGAGCTGGTTCGTCAGCTATGCAGCCGCCATTTCCGTGGTGATCTGGGCGCATGGATCCGTTCTCCTGGCGGGGATCGCGTCCGGCCTGGTGCTCATCGTGGCGTTCGTCTGCGCAGCCCACGAGGCACGTTCGTGACCGCCACGGAACAGCACCCCAGGCACCGGCTCGATGATCTCCTCCAGAATCCCGTTCGCTTCTCAATCGTGGCGGCTCTCGACCGCGCCGGCACGCTCGGCTTCCGAGAGGTTCGCGACGCGGTCGAGATCACCGACTCTGCGCTGAGCAAGCAGGTGACGTTGCTGGAGTCCGCCGGGTACCTTTCGGTTGGGAAGTCTTTCGCAGGGAAGATGCCGCGCACCTCGCTCACCCTCACACGTCAGGGTCGGACGGTGTGGAAAGCCCACCTCGCAACGTTGAGGGAAATCGCCGGCGACGTCACGCCCTAGTCGGTGGGTCACCACACCCGCTGAGCTCCGCCAACAGCGGAACTTCAGGCCGAGCACCGCGGACACGGCGTCCAGCGACTTCCCCGCAATCGTGACCTACTGGTCGGCGCCCTCGAGGAAGATCGCAAGCTCGTCGAGTTCGACGTCCCAGCCCTCTCGGTTCTGCTCGAGACGGTCGCGCCGGTAGCGGGTGCCGCCGGGGAGCGTGTCGAAACCGGATTCCACCACGGTGACATCCGTTCCAGTGTCAGCATCGGTGATGGTGAAGCGCACGTGAGTCGAGTACTCGTCGAGCGCTTCGGCGGGGATTCCCGACCAACGGAAGCCGAACGAGTCCGCGGGGACCACCTCGGTGATTTCGATCGGGAAGGTGCCGTAATCCTCCCATTCGATGCTGCCGGTAGCGCCGGGTTCGAGCGCGGCAAACCCCGCGGCGTCTCCGAACCACTTGACCATCACCTCGGGGTCGGTCAGCGCCTCCCAGACGCGGTCACGGGAGGCCTCGATGTGCACGGTGCGGGTCACGGTGTGGCCCTTGATTCTTGCGTGGTCAGACACGGTGATTCCTTCACGTTCGAGCTGAGCGCGACGGTGCAGTGCCCGCCGAGCGGCACGTCACCTGGTTCTGCAAACGCGCTTCATCGAGCGTACCCATGATTGCGTGCCTGTTCACGGCCCGAGCCCGCTCAGCTGTGCGGTTCTTGCGGGCAGTGGCCGCGTCTAGGTAGCAAAAAACCCCGTAATCACTGGGACTGACGGGGTTTTTCGTGGCGGTACCGGTGGGATTTGAACCCACGGTGGAGTCTCCCCCACACAACTTTTCGAGAGTTGCACCTTCGGCCGCTCGGACACGGTACCGAGAGCGATTGTAGTTGAGTTGCGCGTGCGGCGCGAATCCGGGCAACTGTCAGTGCCTGGAGGTACTCTCTCCTCCGTGACAAACGACACCTCCACTCCCCGCACCCTTGCCCTCACCGCGGGCGCCGTGGCCGCTACCGCCGGGCTCGGCGCCGCCGCCATGGTCAACTACCGTAAGTTCCGGCTGCGCCTGGCGGCCAACGCCGCCGAGCTCAATGAGACGCTGCCGGTCAACTCGCTTTGGTGGCGCACTCACGCCAAGGAGAAGGGCGACCTGCTGTACGTGGCGATCGGCGACAGCGCCGCGCAGGGCATCGGCGCGAGCGCGCCCAACCGTGGCTACGTGGGGATCCTGGCCGACCACATCCGCCTGGCCACCGGGCAGAGCCTGCGGGTGGTCAACCTCAGTGTCTCCGGCGCCACCGTGGACCTGGCCGTGCGCGACCAGCTACCACGGTTCACGAAACTGCAGCCCGACTTCGTGACCGTGGCGATCGGCGCCAACGACATCGCCCAGTGGGATGCGGCCCGCTTTGAGGCGGGTATCCGGGAGGTGTTCGCGGCGCTGCCGCCGCACGCCCTCGTGGCCGATCTGCCCTGCTTCCACCTGCCGCACAACGAGCGCAAGGTCATGGTGGCCAACCGGATCGTGCGCGACGTGGCCGCCGAGCACGGCCTCACCGTGGTGCCGCTGCACGCGACCACCCACCGGGAGGGCTGGCGCAGCGTGTTCACCCAGGTCGCCAACGATTTCTTCCACCCCAATGACCGCGGTTACCGCATCTGGGCGGAGGCGTTCCTGCCCGACATGAGCGCCGTGGCGGCCCGCCGGGTCCCCCAGGCGGCGCTGGCCGAATAGGCCGGCCGAACCGGGACTGTCGGCGGCCGCAGCTAGGCTCGCTGACATGGCCAAACCCGTCTCCAACTTCCGGTGCACCGAATGTGGCTGGACCACGCTGAAATGGGCGGGCCGCTGCGGCGAGTGCCAGCAGTGGGGCACCGTGGTGGAAGCCGCGGAAAAGACCGGCATCAGCCGCTCGGTCACCCCCTCGATCGTGAGCGGACCCGGCGTCGCCCGGCCGATCACCCACGTCGACACGACCGCCGTGGCGCACTGGCCCACCGGCATCGACGAGTTCGACCGGGTGCTCGGCGGCGGCATCGTGCCCGGCTCGGTCATCCTGCTCAGCGGCGAGCCCGGGGTGGGCAAGTCCACGCTGCTGCTCGAGGTGGCGTCCAAGGCCGCGATCGCCAAGTCCCGGGTGCTCTACGTGAGCGCCGAGGAATCGGTGGCGCAGGTGCGCCTGCGCGCCGAACGCACCGGGGCACTGCAGCCCGAGCTCTACATAGCCGCCGAAACCGACCTGGCCACCATCCTGGGCCAGATCGACGCGGTCAAGCCCGACCTGGTGATCATCGACTCGGTACAGACCGTCTCCAGCTCGCTCAACGACGGCCAGGCCGGCCAGCCCGGGCAGGTGCGCGAGGTGGCGTCCACGCTGATCCGGCTCGCCAAAGACCGCAACCTGCCGGTGCTCCTGGTGGGGCACGTGACCAAGGACGGCACCATCGCCGGCCCCCGCCTGCTCGAGCACCTCGTCGACGTGGTGTGCCAGTTCGAGGGCGACCGGCACACGGCGCTGCGCTTCGTGCGGGCGCTGAAGAACCGATTCGGCTCCACCGACGAAGTGGGATGTTTCGAAATGACCGGAGACGGTATCAGCGAGGTCGCTGACCCGAGCGGCCTGTTCCTCAGCCGCGGCACCACCGCGGTCTCAGGCACCTGCGTGACGGTGTCGCTGGAGGGCCGCCGCGCGCTGCCTGTGGAGGTGCAGGCGCTCGTGATCGACACCGCCATGCCCAACCCGCGCCGGGTCACCAATGGCGTGGACGGGTCCCGGGTGGCCATGCTGCTCGCGGTGCTGGAGAAGCGGGTGGGCTACCCGCTGTCGAAGAAGGACGTCTACGTGTCGACGGTGGGCGGGGTGCGGCTGGTGGAACCCGCCGCGGACCTGGCCATCGCGATCGCGGTCGCGTCCGCACTCAAGGACGAGCCCATCGCCCACAACGTGGTCGCGTTCGGCGAGATCAGCCTGGCCGGTGAGATCCGGCCCGTCTCGGCCGCCAAGCAACGCGCCACCGAGGCCGCCCGGCTCGGCTTCACCACCCGCATCGACGCCTCCAGCAGCACCGTCCAGACGGCTGTCCTCCGGGCGCTCGGCACAGGGCTCTCCCGGCGCGACGCCGAGCTCGACAGGGCGTTCGGCTAGGGCCGGCCGGGCAATGCTCGGTGCCAGGCCGCGACTGAGCGGGCGGGCTCAGGCCGTCGGGCCGCCCTCGTCGCCGATCGGTCCGAGCGCCTTGAGCAGGTCCGCGGGCGCCGCCTGCATCACATGCGGGCCGGCGATGTCGAAGAACACCATCTCGAGGGTGGCGCTGTGCACGGTGAGGAACTCGCGCAGCCACTGAGCGTCGCCCACCATCACCTGCGGGTTCACCTCATCGGGGATCATCTGGGCGTAGTTCTCGCCGGAGGAGAAGAGCAGCAGCATCCGCTTGTCGCTGCCCTCGCGGCCGAAGACCCGCACCTGTTCGGCGGCGCCGTTGACCACGAGTTGCGGCACGATCACCACGTCGTTGCGCAGGGCGTAGGCCACAGCGGCCACATCCTGCTTGGCCAGGGCGGTGGCGAGGGCTTCTGAGCGGGTGTCCGGGGTTGCGTCTGTCACGTGTTCCATTCAATCATCCGCACCCGAGCGGGGCCCACCTCGCGGCTCAGCCGGCAGCGAACGCGGCAGGCGGATGCGGCGCGTGGGCACTGCAGGCGGGGCTCAGTTGAGCAGGAACTGGGTGGGGCTGGCGGAGGTGACCCCGCCCACGCTCACCGAGAGATAGTACGAGGCGCCTTCGCCGGGGACGGGCTCCCGGTCGGTGATCTCGCAGGTCTCCGGGCTCGACCGGGTGCGGTCCCAGGTCACCGGGGTCTTGGTGCTCACCGCGACTCCGGGCTCGAGCGTGACCTCGGCGTCGGCCGGGTCGGTCTGGCAGTCGGTGGAGGTCCAGTACACGTCCGCGCCGCTGGTGATGGTGAACACCTGGGTGGAGGTGCCGGCGTTGAGGGTGCACGACGCGCTGCCGGTGTTGGTGACGCTCAGGGAGAGTTGGGGCTCGTCGCCCGGGTCGTAGGAGCCCTGATCGGTGATCGCCTCGACGACGACGGTCGCCGGGTCGCACGCGGCACCGGCGGCGGGGTTCTCGGCGGCAGGGTCGGCGCCGGCGGGCGGGTCGGTCGCGGCGCCGGTGGCCGCCGGGGCCGGGGTGGCGGCCGGGTCGCTGCCGCTGCCGGGCCGCACGAAGATCAGCACGATGATGAGCAGCACAGCGAGCAGGCCAAGGCCCACCACAAGACGACGGCGCCGGTAGACGGCGCTGGCCTGGGGGCCGACGGGGTGCTTGGTCGTCGACATGGTTCCAGGCTAGCGAGGTCTACCGGCGCCGCCGGTAATGCCTTGCGTGTCGGTTACGATTCCATCGAAACCCGGCGACGGCGCTGCAGCAGGACGCCACCGAGCACGAGCATCAGCAGTCCGCCGGCCAGCCAGGGGCCGGCCTCGAGCCCGGTGTTCGCCAGGCCCGTCGCGGTGGTACCGGCGGCCGAGACGGTGATCTCGGTCCAACCGATCACGGCGCCGTTGGCATCCTGCACGATGATGCGATGGGTGCCCGCGGCCAGGTTGGTCGGAAGGACCGCCGTGATGGCGCCCGCGGCACTGACCTGCTTCCAGCCGCCGAGGTTGACCGGCGTGGACCGCACCCAGGCGGAGACGTATTGACCGGCGAAGGCGGTGCCCACGGTGATGCTGATCTTGTCGCCGGGCGCCACGGTGGAGTCGGACAGCGTGATGGTGCCCTTGAGGGCGGCCGTCAGCGCGGACTCGGCGGCAGCCGTGGGCGCGGTGGCCGGTGCCGACGGTCCGGTCGTCGGCAGCGGGGTCGGTTCCGTCGTCGGAGCGGGTGTCGGGGTCGGTACCGCTGCGGTGACCGCAAGGGGCACCCGCACGACGGTGCCGGATTCCTTGGCCGTCAGGGTGAGGATGCTGCTGGCGGCGGCGTCGGCCGGCACCGTGACGGTGACGGTGGCGGCGCCATTGGCGTCAACGGATGCCGGAGCGAAGGTCGTGCTGCTGCCGCCCCAGGCCACGGCGAGCTGGCTGTTCTTCGGTGCGCCGGTGGAGGTGAGGTTCAGCTGCGAGACGGAGAAGCTGACGCTGTCGCCGGGCTTGACGGCCGTGGCCGGCACACCGGTGACGGAGGCCTGGCGAGCTGCGAACAACGGTGACAGCGGGCTGTTGGCGGTGATGTAGGAGATCCAGGCGTCCCGGTCGACCAGGCCGGAGTCCCGGGTGCCGGTGCCCTGCGCGAAGATCCGGAAGTTGTCGCCGCCGGTGAGCAGGAAGTTGAACGAACCGATCCGGTAGCCGCGGGCGGGGTCGATGGGCTTGCCGTCGATCCAAATGCCCGTGATGCGATCGCCTTCGGCGCGAGTCGCGTCAAACGTGTAGTTCACGTTGTCGGACAGGCCGAGCTGCAGGTACGCGCGGCTGGGCACGGCGCCCTTGTCGTCACGCTGCCACTGCTGCTCGAGAGCCGTCTTGAACTGGGCGCCGGTGAGGGTGGTGGTCCACAGGTTGTTCAGGAACGGCAGCACCGCGTTGGCCTCGGCGAAGCTGACCGACGAGTCCGGGGTGGTCGAGAGCTCGGCGCGCATGCCGCCGGGGTTCACGATGCCGATCTCGGCGCCGCCCTTGGCCGGGTCGGACAGGGAGGCGCGCAGCGAGTTGGCCACCAGGGTGCCGAGCGTCGACGGAGCGGACCGGTCCTCAACCACCGGGGTGGCGCCGCCGATGGAGGCGCGGGTGATCGGCGCGGTGATCGAGCCGACCGCGACGCTGCCGGTGACGGCCGCCTGGGCGAGCGCGGCATCCGTGATGGACTTGACCGTGGCGACGCGGGGGAATGCGCTGACCAGGTCGGCGTCGGCGGTGGTGCTGCGCTTGACGTTCTGGTTGGTCACCGTGCTGGTGCTCTGGGTGGCGGGGTCGTAGCTGAGCACGACCTGGCCGATGTTCTCGCCGTAGCTGCCGGTCTGCAGCACCGGACGGGTCACGCCCGCCGCTGCGCCGGGAACCTGGGCGTTCCAGGCGTACTGCTTGTGGGTGTGGCCGGTGAAGATGGCGTCGACAGCGGATGAGGTCTGCGTCACGATCTTCGCGAACGCGCTGTCGGTG
It includes:
- a CDS encoding DUF4862 family protein, translating into MRYEPPAEPLAPRGTLVSAYAASPAHGSWDPVLEGELLRGLCALPDVVGLEIPWLGAIHPHDSAWFLHNVPAGAQLSLTALPFVMKRCREAPHYGIASRDRAGRTAALADLRRLAADVRILTEQSEAEVALVSLHTAPAGGADSAALAESLAELTDVDWNGAQLVIEHCDTVMPDHPFEKGFLPVVDEIAVAAQSGASIGMWVNWGRSAIELRSAHSVTSQIAAVADSGLLKGLTFSGASATDGPYGHAWSDAHLPVLSADPASGSLLDDVHVRAALMAAGDVEWLGVKVSRRPHDRTAADIVRTVESNLTAIRNVRTAREVKA
- a CDS encoding N-acetylglucosamine-6-phosphate deacetylase; this encodes MTGLLVHSARLITANAHGDIRDEPAGWVRIHDGVISATGATGDWAPDGDEIVDARQIGGPGAIITSGLVDIHNHGGATFAFDGTIDEILQAVSAHAAHGVTRIVLSLVSAPPQALEAQLTRIAAARREHPGILGAHLEGPYIDGDRCGAHDPAALHPPEAHELARLLATGVVQQVTLAPELTGGIEAVRQIVVAGSVAAIGHTGADADTTLCAIDAGASLLTHTFNAMPPVLHRAPGPIGTAAADDRMILEIIADGSHVDPTVVRMLFAAAPGRVALVSDAMAAAAASDGEYLLGAQQVTVRDGLATLHGTGTLAGSTLTLDRALRNVVSWGIPLGAAIASATAVPARAIQRDDLGHLEVGCRGDLVIWDSALVPRAVWRDGVRIGADTGTHNDPPAAG
- a CDS encoding AAA family ATPase, which encodes MIVWLNGTHGVGKTTAAALVQRLIPDSRVFDAEKVGETLMDISPGLPHTDNFQHWPPWRSLVVDTARRILDYTGGTLVMPMTVLVEPYWREISEGLDSYDIPVHHFVLHADQRTLMRRIQADSVMGPSSFRLNYLSPYADAFQSWLGAEAHVIDTSELTPAQAASEVATAVKTLGTPTQL
- a CDS encoding MBL fold metallo-hydrolase, coding for MTESGWVEVGRGVFQRRYKPMDVSVIVVVGPTGLTVVDTRNNPAEAEEIVRDVDARFGRPIVAVVNTHAHYDHTFGNQTFAALPSVPVYGHHRIPQHFAEYEAPRLAAQQADPSREPDKDWADVVLTPPDVLVTTRATLVVGGRTLELIPLDPGHTDTDLAVLVPDCRVWLLGDVIEESGPPMFGSGSYPFTWPTVLAGLLDAIRPGDVIVPGHGAVVDRDFVVRQMEGLQKVADTIRASVTAGTSLQDLPADHDLFGLWPEVMLESAFSRGADQLGG
- a CDS encoding chemotaxis protein CheY, whose amino-acid sequence is MGTTPTITALEARRLLDRADRVSRSAHNATRWPYITFILALGVATSMGTFAMALTTDSAFGLAYFGTLFVMFALMIFFMVSIQGRSAFARSRRWTGYIASWFVSYAAAISVVIWAHGSVLLAGIASGLVLIVAFVCAAHEARS
- a CDS encoding winged helix-turn-helix domain-containing protein, with product MTATEQHPRHRLDDLLQNPVRFSIVAALDRAGTLGFREVRDAVEITDSALSKQVTLLESAGYLSVGKSFAGKMPRTSLTLTRQGRTVWKAHLATLREIAGDVTP
- a CDS encoding SRPBCC domain-containing protein; the encoded protein is MSDHARIKGHTVTRTVHIEASRDRVWEALTDPEVMVKWFGDAAGFAALEPGATGSIEWEDYGTFPIEITEVVPADSFGFRWSGIPAEALDEYSTHVRFTITDADTGTDVTVVESGFDTLPGGTRYRRDRLEQNREGWDVELDELAIFLEGADQ
- a CDS encoding SGNH/GDSL hydrolase family protein codes for the protein MTNDTSTPRTLALTAGAVAATAGLGAAAMVNYRKFRLRLAANAAELNETLPVNSLWWRTHAKEKGDLLYVAIGDSAAQGIGASAPNRGYVGILADHIRLATGQSLRVVNLSVSGATVDLAVRDQLPRFTKLQPDFVTVAIGANDIAQWDAARFEAGIREVFAALPPHALVADLPCFHLPHNERKVMVANRIVRDVAAEHGLTVVPLHATTHREGWRSVFTQVANDFFHPNDRGYRIWAEAFLPDMSAVAARRVPQAALAE
- the radA gene encoding DNA repair protein RadA codes for the protein MAKPVSNFRCTECGWTTLKWAGRCGECQQWGTVVEAAEKTGISRSVTPSIVSGPGVARPITHVDTTAVAHWPTGIDEFDRVLGGGIVPGSVILLSGEPGVGKSTLLLEVASKAAIAKSRVLYVSAEESVAQVRLRAERTGALQPELYIAAETDLATILGQIDAVKPDLVIIDSVQTVSSSLNDGQAGQPGQVREVASTLIRLAKDRNLPVLLVGHVTKDGTIAGPRLLEHLVDVVCQFEGDRHTALRFVRALKNRFGSTDEVGCFEMTGDGISEVADPSGLFLSRGTTAVSGTCVTVSLEGRRALPVEVQALVIDTAMPNPRRVTNGVDGSRVAMLLAVLEKRVGYPLSKKDVYVSTVGGVRLVEPAADLAIAIAVASALKDEPIAHNVVAFGEISLAGEIRPVSAAKQRATEAARLGFTTRIDASSSTVQTAVLRALGTGLSRRDAELDRAFG
- a CDS encoding dehydrogenase; this translates as MTDATPDTRSEALATALAKQDVAAVAYALRNDVVIVPQLVVNGAAEQVRVFGREGSDKRMLLLFSSGENYAQMIPDEVNPQVMVGDAQWLREFLTVHSATLEMVFFDIAGPHVMQAAPADLLKALGPIGDEGGPTA
- a CDS encoding bifunctional metallophosphatase/5'-nucleotidase; its protein translation is MSHNPSRPLRLAFAALIGACLVAAPVVAVPAFAAPEGAVQLNLLNINDFHGRIDANTVKFAGTVETLRAQHPDSTLFLSDGDNIGASLYASASQKDTPTLDVLNALELSASAVGNHEFDQGVADLTGRVSDEADFDYLGANVYLAGTETPALQEYTIKDVQGVKVAIIGTVTEETPTLVSPNGISTVSFGDPVAAVNRVAAQLTDGNTENGEADVIIAEYHEGAGSGTVENATLEQELALTDSAFAKIVTQTSSAVDAIFTGHTHKQYAWNAQVPGAAAGVTRPVLQTGSYGENIGQVVLSYDPATQSTSTVTNQNVKRSTTADADLVSAFPRVATVKSITDAALAQAAVTGSVAVGSITAPITRASIGGATPVVEDRSAPSTLGTLVANSLRASLSDPAKGGAEIGIVNPGGMRAELSTTPDSSVSFAEANAVLPFLNNLWTTTLTGAQFKTALEQQWQRDDKGAVPSRAYLQLGLSDNVNYTFDATRAEGDRITGIWIDGKPIDPARGYRIGSFNFLLTGGDNFRIFAQGTGTRDSGLVDRDAWISYITANSPLSPLFAARQASVTGVPATAVKPGDSVSFSVSQLNLTSTGAPKNSQLAVAWGGSSTTFAPASVDANGAATVTVTVPADAAASSILTLTAKESGTVVRVPLAVTAAVPTPTPAPTTEPTPLPTTGPSAPATAPTAAAESALTAALKGTITLSDSTVAPGDKISITVGTAFAGQYVSAWVRSTPVNLGGWKQVSAAGAITAVLPTNLAAGTHRIIVQDANGAVIGWTEITVSAAGTTATGLANTGLEAGPWLAGGLLMLVLGGVLLQRRRRVSMES